One Paenisporosarcina sp. FSL H8-0542 genomic region harbors:
- a CDS encoding GntP family permease, producing MPLIIVAIGIVSLLVLIMGFKLNTFVSLIIVAFGVALALGMPLDSIVASIEGGLGGTLGHLALIFGLGAMLGRLIADAGGAQRIAMTLIDKFGEKRIQWAVVVASFIIGVALFFEVGLVLLIPIVFSISKQLKVSILHLGIPMVAALSVTHGFLPPHPGPTVIAGEYGANIGEVLLYGFIIAIPTVIIAGPIFTKIARRIVPNSFNKTGDIASLGEQKTFKLEETPGFGISVFTAMFPVILMAIATVITMVQKTNGIEDNAIFATVRFVGNASTAMLLSLLLAVYTMGLARKIPMKSIMDSCSSAIASIGMMLLIIGGGGAFKQVLIDGGVGDYVAELFSDSTLSPIILAWVIAAILRISLGSATVASLTTAGLVIPMLGATDVNLALVVLATGAGSLIASHVNDAGFWMFKEFFGLTLKETFATWTLLETIISVSGLLFILLLSLFV from the coding sequence TAGGGATTGTCTCGTTACTTGTTTTGATTATGGGCTTTAAATTGAACACATTCGTTTCATTGATCATTGTTGCATTTGGAGTTGCATTAGCTTTAGGTATGCCGCTTGATAGCATTGTTGCATCCATTGAAGGTGGACTGGGTGGTACGCTTGGTCATTTGGCATTGATATTTGGACTTGGTGCCATGTTGGGAAGATTGATTGCTGATGCAGGCGGTGCACAACGCATCGCGATGACCCTGATTGATAAATTCGGGGAGAAAAGAATCCAATGGGCAGTGGTAGTGGCTTCATTTATTATCGGTGTCGCTTTGTTCTTCGAAGTAGGATTAGTGTTATTAATTCCAATCGTATTTTCAATTTCTAAGCAATTGAAAGTGTCCATTTTACATTTAGGAATTCCGATGGTAGCTGCGTTATCCGTAACTCACGGATTCTTGCCGCCGCATCCGGGCCCGACAGTTATTGCCGGTGAATACGGAGCGAATATCGGTGAAGTATTGCTATACGGCTTCATCATTGCGATCCCTACTGTAATTATTGCGGGACCTATATTTACGAAAATTGCCCGACGAATCGTACCGAACTCATTCAATAAAACTGGTGATATCGCCTCACTTGGTGAACAAAAAACATTTAAGCTTGAAGAAACTCCTGGTTTCGGAATCAGTGTATTCACAGCTATGTTCCCGGTTATCCTAATGGCCATTGCAACAGTCATCACAATGGTGCAAAAAACAAATGGCATTGAAGATAACGCTATATTTGCAACTGTTCGTTTTGTTGGGAATGCTTCAACAGCGATGCTTCTATCATTATTGCTAGCAGTATATACAATGGGATTGGCACGCAAAATCCCGATGAAATCCATCATGGATTCATGCTCTAGTGCAATTGCAAGTATCGGAATGATGCTACTGATTATCGGTGGCGGTGGTGCGTTTAAACAAGTGTTGATTGATGGTGGAGTCGGTGATTATGTAGCTGAATTGTTCAGTGACAGCACACTTTCTCCAATCATTCTTGCATGGGTGATTGCTGCCATTTTGCGTATTTCTTTAGGATCAGCAACTGTTGCTTCATTAACTACTGCAGGCTTGGTTATTCCGATGTTAGGTGCAACAGACGTCAACTTAGCGTTGGTAGTTCTAGCAACTGGTGCAGGTAGTTTAATAGCATCGCATGTAAATGATGCTGGCTTCTGGATGTTTAAAGAATTCTTCGGTTTAACGTTAAAAGAAACGTTTGCAACATGGACATTGCTTGAGACTATTATTTCGGTATCGGGATTACTATTCATTCTATTGTTAAGTTTATTCGTATAA